The genomic DNA CGGTGCCGTGAGCTTCGACCAATCCGACCGTCTCGGGCCCGTAGCCGGCATGCTGGTAGCAGCGCCTGAGCGCCCGCTTTTGCCCTTCGGGCTCGGGGGCATAGATGCTCTTGCCCCTGCCGTCGCTGGAGGTGCCGAGCCCACGCAGCACCGCATAGATCTTATTGCCGTCGCGCTCGGCGTCGGAGAGGCGGCGGAGCGCGACCAAACCCAGACCTTCGCCCATCATCATGCCGTCGCAGCGGGCGTCGAAGGGCCGGCTGACCCCGCCGAAGGAAAGCGCGCCGGTCTTGCAGAAGCACATATAGACCATCGGGGTGCTGGTGGTCTGGACCCCGCCGGTCACCACCAAGTCGGAATCGCCGGTCCAGAGCTCGCGCATCGCCAGGTTGATCGCCGAAAGCGAGCTGGCGCAGGCGGCGTCGATGACGCAATTGGTGCCGTGGAGATCGAAGCGGTTGGCGATCCGCCCGGCCACGACGTTTTGCAGGACTCCGGGGAAGGAGTTCTCCTGCATCGGCGGCGAATATTTGAGCCGCCCGGCATTGACCTTGGCGATCTGCTCATCGCTCAGGCCGGCTTCCTTCATCGCCTTGACCCAGAGCGGGATGGCTTGGGTCACGGCCAGCTCGATCAAGTGCGGGGCCGCCATCGAATAGCCGAGGATGACCGAGACCCGCTCGCGGTCGAGCGAATGGAATTCTTCGCCGAAAGCGTTGTCGAAGAGCATCTTGGCCGCGACCAAGGCGAGCAATTGGCCGGAGTCGGTGCTCTGCAGCACGTTGGGCGGCATGCCGAATTTCATGTAGTCGAAGGCGACCTCGGGGATGATCCCGCCCTTCTTGGCGTAGACCTTTTCGGGCGCCCGCGGGTCGGCGTCGTAGAAATCCTCGATCAACCAATGGGACCGCGGAATGTCGCCGATCAAATCCTTGCCCCGCTTCAAGTTCTCGAAAAACCGCTCGACGTCGATCGAGCCCGGGTAAATGCAGGAAAGACCGACCACGGCAATCGGTTCCAAGGGAGCGCGTTTCATGAAGTCACCTCTAGTTTTCGGGGTCGGAAATCGAAGGCCGAGCCGGCCGGCTCGAGGCCGAAGCTGCGAAATTGCTGGGCCCGAGTCACGGCGGTGGCGCCTTCCATCAAGTTCAAGGCGATCTGAACGACGCCGCGGTTGGCCGGCGATTCCAAAAAGGAGCCGCGGGCCCATTCGTTGAAGGCGCCTTGGGCCGGGCCGCACCAAAGCTGGTAGTCGCCCTTCCGCGAAGCCTCGCCTTGAATCGCCCAGCGGCTGCCCATCCCCAAGTACCAGCGGAAGACCAAGGCCATCCGATGCTTGGGATCGCGCTCGGCCCGCTCGACTTGGCGCGGATCGCGGCCCTCGAAGAAGTCCCGGGTGCTCTGCCAGATATTCTCGAAGCTGTCGCGGAGGATGTCGCGCTCGACCTTTTCGCGCTCTTCCGGCGCGATGGCCTCATAGGAATCGTGGGCTCGATAGAGCTCGAAGAGCTTTTGGGCCCGGAGCGGCCACATCGTGCCCTTCTTCAGGACCTGGACCTTGACGCCCATCTCGAACATGTCGGCCGCCGGCGCCATCGCCACGTCGGTCACCGCCGCCTCGGCCAGCAGGGCTCGGGCCAAATCGGAAGTTCCCGATTCGACGGCGCACTGGTTGATCGAGCCGGTGAGCACGAAGCTGGCTCCCAGCGCGAAAGCCGCCGCCACCGCGGCCGGAGTTCCCAAACCGCCGGCGGCGCCGACCCGGACCGGCTCGGCGTAGGAATGAAGCCGTCCCAGCTGGTCGCGAAGCTCGGCGATGCTCCGAAAGATGGCGCTCAGGGGGCGATTGTCGGTATGGCCGCCGGAATCGGCCTCGACGATGATGTCGCTGGCCACCGAAACCCGCGAGGCCAGCTTGAACTCCTGCTCGCTCAACTTCCCCTCATGAAAGAGGCTGGCCAGCAGCTGGGGCGGCGCCGGACTCATGAAGGGCCCGGCCACTTCGGCCCGCGAAATTTTGGCGAAGAGAAAATTCCGCCGGAGCACCGTCCCGCCGGGTCCGGGCCTGAGGCCGGTGGCCGAATAACGCACGGCCGCCGGCGAGAGCTTCATGAAGGCCGAAGCATCGGCCCGGCGCACGCCGGTTTTGAGGAAGAGGTCGACGGTCGCCTCTTCGAAGGCCGGATCGTCGATCGAATGGATCAGATTGACGCCGAAGGGGAGGTCCTGACCCTTCAGTTCCCGGCGAATCTCTTGGATCGCGGCTTCGACCCGCTCGAGGCTTAGGCCGGCGCTGCCGAAGAATCCCATCATGCCGGAGCGAGCCATCGCCGCCACCAAGCGGGCGGTCGCGATTCCGTTGGCCATGGCGCCGGAGAGATATGGAAAGCGCAGGCCGTGGGCCAGCCGAAAGGACTCGTCGCCCAGCCACTCCGGATACATCGCCGGCAAGACGGCCCAAAGCGGAAAAGCCGCGGCGCTTTCGCGCGGTGAAAAACTGCCGCCGAAGCCGAGGCCCAAGGCACCGGTCTCGGGATTCTGAATAATGTGGGTTATCTCGCGGAACCGTTCCGAAGCTGCCGCAATTTGCGGCGTCATGAATATGGGAGCCTCGCTCCCTGGAGTCCACCAACCGATGGGCCCCTGCCCCCGCGACACATGAGCTTCGCCCTCCCACCCGAAACTGGGAACGCTCATTGCCTGCCCCCTCCCTGAGAACCAAAGATGAGATCCACTGCTTGGACGGGAACTAGAAGTGCAATCTCCGTGCCTCTCCAAAAGTGAAAAATCCCCAGAGAATCCTCGGTCTTGAAATGAACTCAGATGTCAGTTTGATAAATTATCACCAAAATCGTCATTTTATTGACTCGAATGCCCTCGGATCCTGGCCGGCTTCAAGGAAATCGCTGGAGGAATCATCTTGGTTAAGAAATTGCACCCATGACCCCTTGGGGGACCCAAAGGGTCCGGGGGGGCCATGAAAAGCCAGGAGCTTCGGTTAAGGAACGAATCTTGTCTTCTCGGCGGGGGTATCGAGAAGATTGAAAGCCAACACCGGGCCGGCAAGCTCACCGCCAGAGAGCGCATGGCCCTCCTGCTGGACCCCGGCAGTTTCGTTGAAATCGAAAGAATCGCCCGGCATCGCCAACCGGAATACGGCCTCGACTTCGACTCGATCGACGGCGACGGCGTGGTGGCTGGCCATGGCCGGATCAGTGGAAGGCTGGTCTTCGTCTTCGCCCAGGACTTCACCGCGATCGGCGGCTCCTTGGGCGAAGCCGCGGCCCGCAAGATCTGCAAGGTCTTGGACGACGCGGTGAAGATAGGCGCGCCGGTGATCGGCCTCAATGACTCGGGCGGGGCCCGGATCCAGGAAGGCGTGCTCAGCCTTTCGGGCTACGGCGAGATCTTCTACCGAAACACTCAGGCCTCGGGCCTCATTCCTCAAATTTCGGTGATCATGGGGCCTTGCGCCGGCGGCGCGGTTTACTCGCCGGCTTTGACCGACTTCACCATCATGGTGCGGGAAACCAGCTATATGTTCGTCACCGGTCCCGAGGTGGTCAAGGCGGTGACTCAGCAAGAGGTCGACAAAGAGGAGCTGGGCGGCGCTCCGACTCACGAGAAGATTTCGGGCCAAGCCCATTTGGTGGGCGCCGACGACCGCCAAGCCCTGGCCTTGACCCGCAAGCTCCTGAGCTATTTGCCCTTGAACAATGCCGAGGACCCGCCGGCCGTCGCCTGCTCCGATCCGATCGACCGCCGGCTCGAGGAGCTCGAGGCGAAAATTCCCGAGAACCCCAACAAGCCTTACGACATGAAGGAGATCGTCGAAAGCATCCTCGATCGGGATTCATTTTTTGAGATTCAGCCCAAGCACGCTGCCAACCTCATCGTCGGCTTCGGCCGGCTGGGCGGCAAGAGCCTGGGAATCGTGGCCAATCAACCGCTGGAATTCGCTGGATGCCTCGATATCCAGGCGTCGACCAAGGGAGCTCGCTTCGTTCGCTTCTGCGACGCTTTCAATATACCGATCCTCACCTTGGTCGACGTGCCGGGCTTTATGCCCGGCCTCGAGCAGGAGCTGGGCGGGATCATCCGCAACGGCGCCAAGCTGCTCTACGCTTATTGCGAAGCCACGGTTCCCAAGGTCACGGTGATCGTCCGCAAGGCCTACGGCGGCGCCTATATTGTAATGAACTCGAAGCACATCCGCAGCGACCGCTGCTTCGCCTTTCCGGGGGCCGAAATCGCGGTGATGGGGCCGGAAGGGGCGGTCAACATCATTCATCGCCGCCGGATCGCCGCCGCGGCCAATCCCGAGGCCGAGCGCGAGCGGCTCATCGCCGAATACCGGGAGAAGTTCGCGACTCCCTACAAGGTGGCCGAGCTCGGCTTCCTCGAAGAGGTCATCGACCCGGCCGAAGTCCGGAGCCGGCTGGCCGAGAGCTTCGAGATGCTGAAGAACAAGCGGTCGCCGCGGCCGACGAAGAAACACGGGAACATGCCATTATGATTATGAACACAGTGGAAGAAATCATCGCCGAACCGGAAATCGAGCCGCCGTCGGCCTCACCGGATCGGGCGATCTACGCCGCCATTGCGGCTTTCCTCTACGAGGAGAACAAGGACCGCGTCGTCGAAACCGCCATCGCCTTGCCAAGCGTCATGGACCCTTGGAAAATGCTGGCGCGTCGGGAGTCGGTGGGCTAAAAATGGCCGCGCCGTGAAAATCCGGGTCGGGGGTTCCTCCGTTCAAATCGAAAGAATCGACAAAGACCGGCTCTTGGTCGACGGCAAGGTCTTGACCATCGACGCCAAGTCGCTGGAGTCCGGCCGTGTCGAGTTCATGGTCGAAGGCAAGCCCTTGAGCCTCCAGGTTCAACGCGACCAGGGTTTGCTCAAGGTCCATTTCGGCGAGGAAAGCGTCTCGGTTCGGATCGAAACGCCGAGCCCGCGCTCCGAGCCTGAAAAGGAAAAGCTCAAATCACGGATGCCGGGCAAGGTCCTGGCGGTCAAGGTGAAGCCCGGCGACTCGGTCTCGGCCCGGCAAGGCCTCTTGGTCCTGGAAGCCATGAAGATGGAAAACGAGATCCAAGCCCCGGCCGACGCCACCGTCGAAGCGGTCCACGTCCGGGAGGGCGAAGTGGTGGGAAGCAATCAGCCGCTGATCGATTTGATCCTAGAACCGGGCGCCTAAGCTTCCGATTTTCTTTGCAATCTGGGCGATTGACAGTTCGCGCAGCTCTCCGGTAGGGCTTTGCCTCTATGGTCGACAAGAAATCCGCCCTGGATTACCACAGCCAAGGCCGTCCCGGAAAAATCTCCGTCACCCCCACCAAGCCCTGCGGCACCCAAGAAGACCTCTCCTTGGCCTATACGCCGGGGGTCGCCGAGCCCTGCCTCGAGATTCAGAAGAATCCGGCCGATGCCTACCGCTACACCGCCAAGGGCAACTTGGTCGCGGTGATCACCAACGGCACCGCGGTTTTGGGCCTGGGCGACATCGGGCCGCTGGCCGGCAAGCCGGTCATGGAAGGCAAGGGCGTGCTGTTCAAGGAATTCGCCGACATCGACGTCTTCGACATCGAAATCGACGAGAAGGATCCCGACAAGTTCATCGACATCGTCCGTTCGCTCGAGCCGACCTTCGGCGGCATCAACCTCGAGGACGTCAAGGCGCCGGAATGTTTCTACATCGAGGCCGAGCTGACCAAGCGGATGAAGATTCCGGTCTTTCACGACGACCAGCACGGCACCGCGATCATCACCACCGCCGCCCTGATCAACGCCTTGGAGCTGGCCAAGCTCCAGGCCTCGGAAGTGAAGGTCGTCTTCTCGGGGGCCGGCGCGGCCGCCGTGGCCTGCGCCAAGATGTTCCTCTCGATCGGCGTGAAGAAGGAGAACGTCTTCCTCTGCGACCGCAAAGGCGTGGTCACCAAGGACCGCCCCGACCTCGAGGCCAACCGCGGCTTCTTCGCCCAGGATATCAAGCCCTCGGGCATGGGCGAGGTTTGCAAAGGCGCCCACGTCTTCATCGGCCTTTCCGGCAAGGGCCTGTTCAGCCCCGAGATGCTGGCCAGCATGGCGCCCAACGCCATCGTCTTCGCCATGGCCAACCCCGATCCCGAGATCGGCTATCACGAGGCCTTGTCAGTGCGGCAGGACATCATCATGGCCACCGGACGCTCCGATTATCCGAATCAAGTGAACAACGTCCTCGGCTTCCCCTTCGTCTTTCGCGGCGCCCTCGACGTCGGCGCCACCAAGATCACCGAGGAGATGAAGCTGGCCGCGGCTCGGTCCCTGGCCGAGCTGGCCCGGGCCAAAGTGCCGCTCTCGGTCTGTCAGGCCTACAAGCTCAAGGAATTGCAATTCGGCCCCGAGTACATCATTCCCAAGCCGCTCGATCCCCGGGTCCTGCTCTACGTGGCGCCGGCGATCGCCAAGGCGGCGATGGATTCGGGAGTGGCCACCCATCCGATCCAAGATTTTTCGGCTTATCACCGGCGCTTGCAGGACCTCTTGATCACCAAGTTCAAGCGCGACGACGCCATGGATGAAGCCTTCGATTGGCAGGAAGGCATCGCCGCCAAAGGGTAAGGCATGAAGGCACTGCTCGCCTCATGGAAGTCGGCTCTCGCATTCTTTGCGGCGCTTTTCGCTCTGCAGACGCTGCTCTTCTTTTTCTCGCCGACCTTCTACCTCGGCAGCGCCCACCAAACCGGCATCCCCGGCTTCATCAAGCTCAGCTTCGTCAAGCACTTCGGGTTTTTCTTGGCGCTCTACCTGGCGGTGGGCCTGGTGGCCGGAATGCTCAACGCCCTTTTGCTGAGGCTGGCCTTCCCCGATGGCGAGGTCCGCCAATCGACTCGAATCCTGCTCTTGCTGGCCCAGTTCAGCCTCCTTCTGCTGGCGGCGTCCTGGCAATATCCGACTCTGGTGGGCTTCCTGCCGGTCCTCGAATCCTTGGCGATCGGCGGCTTCTATCTGGCCGCCCTCGGCTTGGCCGGACTGGCCTTCCTCTTCGCCTTCTTAAGCGCCCGGCCTCGGGGACTGCGCTCGGCCCTGGTCCTGAGCTCGGCGGCTGCCCTGCCGGCCCTGCTCCACCTCCCGGCATTGTCGCCCGACCGCTTGGATTTGCCCAAGGCCCGGGCCGCCACCGCCGCCCCTTCGATCTTGCTTTTGGGATTCGACGCCATCGACGGCGACCACGGCCATAAGGCCCTGGGCCAGGCGGTCAATGAATTGGGCTTGTCCGCCCGTTTCTTCCTCAATGCCTTCACGCCGCTGCCGGCGACCCATCCGGCCTGGAACTCCATCTTGAGCGGCAGCTATCCCGAGCACCATGGCGTCCGCTTCTTCTTCAGCTCGCCGCTCCAACCCATCGAGCCTTGGCTCTATTTGCCGAAGCAGCTCAAGCCCGCGGGCTACTATTCGATCTTCGCCTCCGACCAGCCCGAAACCAGCTACTTCGACGCCGGCCAGGGTTTCGATCAAGCGGCGGTCGGAGCCGTCGGTTGGGAAGCCCACCTCCGAGGCTTTCTGCTCAATCACTTTCTTTTCCCGGCGCTATGGCTGAACAACGGCTTGGCCGATCTCTGGCTCGCCGGAACCTGGAACTCGCCGACGCTCTTCAATTACGACCCGGCCCGTTTCTTCAACCAAGCTTTCCGGACCTTGAATCGGGCGCCGCCGGGGCCGCTGCTGCTGGCCCTGCATAGCTGTCACCTTCACACTCCGATCCGCCTCACCCGCGAGGAGCTGAGCGGAATCGAAAACGTCAACCGGCTCGCGGTCCGCGATTTCACCTATTGGCGCTGGTCCAAGCCCGGCGATCCACTGCAGCGCACGCCCGCGGGCTGGCACAATCCCTATTTTCTCCGGCTGCCCCACACCAGCGCCTTTCTCCGATCGCTCGCCGCCGAGCTCAAGGCCGAGGGCTATTTCGACTCCCATCTGGTGGTCTTCCTGTCGGACCACGGCGAGCGCTTCGTCCCGGGCTACGAAGTTTACGGCGGCATCCACGGCATCGACCTCGAGACTCGAGGTCAAAGCAACGTGATGATGGCGCTCTTCGCCCCCGGCTTCTCGGGCTTCGAGGAGACCTTCGACCCGGCCGGCCTCATCGACTTGGCGCCGACGCTCTTGACCCTCTTGGACCAGCCGGCCGAGCTCAAGGATTACGACGGCGCCCCGCTCCTCGACGCCGCCGGAAATTTCCTCAAGC from bacterium includes the following:
- a CDS encoding sulfatase-like hydrolase/transferase, which gives rise to MKALLASWKSALAFFAALFALQTLLFFFSPTFYLGSAHQTGIPGFIKLSFVKHFGFFLALYLAVGLVAGMLNALLLRLAFPDGEVRQSTRILLLLAQFSLLLLAASWQYPTLVGFLPVLESLAIGGFYLAALGLAGLAFLFAFLSARPRGLRSALVLSSAAALPALLHLPALSPDRLDLPKARAATAAPSILLLGFDAIDGDHGHKALGQAVNELGLSARFFLNAFTPLPATHPAWNSILSGSYPEHHGVRFFFSSPLQPIEPWLYLPKQLKPAGYYSIFASDQPETSYFDAGQGFDQAAVGAVGWEAHLRGFLLNHFLFPALWLNNGLADLWLAGTWNSPTLFNYDPARFFNQAFRTLNRAPPGPLLLALHSCHLHTPIRLTREELSGIENVNRLAVRDFTYWRWSKPGDPLQRTPAGWHNPYFLRLPHTSAFLRSLAAELKAEGYFDSHLVVFLSDHGERFVPGYEVYGGIHGIDLETRGQSNVMMALFAPGFSGFEETFDPAGLIDLAPTLLTLLDQPAELKDYDGAPLLDAAGNFLKPPPRPLKAESMGLIEKSAWAGKFPQIPVEELEANLLYDPLGPVTVGPNYYQAILKRKEFADLLSVPGMLERDPRLARGSQ
- a CDS encoding PfaD family polyunsaturated fatty acid/polyketide biosynthesis protein — encoded protein: MTPQIAAASERFREITHIIQNPETGALGLGFGGSFSPRESAAAFPLWAVLPAMYPEWLGDESFRLAHGLRFPYLSGAMANGIATARLVAAMARSGMMGFFGSAGLSLERVEAAIQEIRRELKGQDLPFGVNLIHSIDDPAFEEATVDLFLKTGVRRADASAFMKLSPAAVRYSATGLRPGPGGTVLRRNFLFAKISRAEVAGPFMSPAPPQLLASLFHEGKLSEQEFKLASRVSVASDIIVEADSGGHTDNRPLSAIFRSIAELRDQLGRLHSYAEPVRVGAAGGLGTPAAVAAAFALGASFVLTGSINQCAVESGTSDLARALLAEAAVTDVAMAPAADMFEMGVKVQVLKKGTMWPLRAQKLFELYRAHDSYEAIAPEEREKVERDILRDSFENIWQSTRDFFEGRDPRQVERAERDPKHRMALVFRWYLGMGSRWAIQGEASRKGDYQLWCGPAQGAFNEWARGSFLESPANRGVVQIALNLMEGATAVTRAQQFRSFGLEPAGSAFDFRPRKLEVTS
- a CDS encoding acyl-CoA carboxylase subunit beta, whose amino-acid sequence is MKSQELRLRNESCLLGGGIEKIESQHRAGKLTARERMALLLDPGSFVEIERIARHRQPEYGLDFDSIDGDGVVAGHGRISGRLVFVFAQDFTAIGGSLGEAAARKICKVLDDAVKIGAPVIGLNDSGGARIQEGVLSLSGYGEIFYRNTQASGLIPQISVIMGPCAGGAVYSPALTDFTIMVRETSYMFVTGPEVVKAVTQQEVDKEELGGAPTHEKISGQAHLVGADDRQALALTRKLLSYLPLNNAEDPPAVACSDPIDRRLEELEAKIPENPNKPYDMKEIVESILDRDSFFEIQPKHAANLIVGFGRLGGKSLGIVANQPLEFAGCLDIQASTKGARFVRFCDAFNIPILTLVDVPGFMPGLEQELGGIIRNGAKLLYAYCEATVPKVTVIVRKAYGGAYIVMNSKHIRSDRCFAFPGAEIAVMGPEGAVNIIHRRRIAAAANPEAERERLIAEYREKFATPYKVAELGFLEEVIDPAEVRSRLAESFEMLKNKRSPRPTKKHGNMPL
- a CDS encoding biotin/lipoyl-containing protein, whose product is MKIRVGGSSVQIERIDKDRLLVDGKVLTIDAKSLESGRVEFMVEGKPLSLQVQRDQGLLKVHFGEESVSVRIETPSPRSEPEKEKLKSRMPGKVLAVKVKPGDSVSARQGLLVLEAMKMENEIQAPADATVEAVHVREGEVVGSNQPLIDLILEPGA